Within Enterobacter sp. RHBSTW-00175, the genomic segment AGCATGGAGTTAGCCGCGTCAAACGCACCCGGGATGTCGTTGGATTTGGTCGGTACTTTGTAGATTTGTTTCTCAGGGAAACCGGCCGCTTTCAGGGCATCCATTGAACCGCTGGTACGGCGGCGGGCAGTATCCAGCTCATCCGCGGTAATGGCCATCACGCCGGTTTCTTTCACGTCCCAGCCGCGTTTTTGCATCTCTTTATAAAGTTCCTGGCCCTGGCGTTCACCGATTTTGGTGGCTGCCATCATGACCAGCGGCACGGTGTCCATTGGTTTACCTTTAGCATTGACGAACTGGTCGTCAACGGCGATGACTTTCATGTCATAGCCACGTGCTTTTGCGGCAATCGCGGAACCGAGTTTTGGATCAGGCGTACAGATAACGAATCCTTTCGCACCGCTGGCCGCCAGGCTATCAATGGCATTCAGGGTCTTTTCACCGTCCGGCACGGCAATTTTAATCACGTCAAAACCTAAATCTTTCCCGGCTTTATCAGCGAATTTCCATTCGGTCTGGAACCAGGGTTCTTCAGGTTGTTTCACCAAAAAACCGAGTTTTAAATTTTCTGCGATAGCGGATTGTGACATAACAGCAGCCAGTCCAACGGC encodes:
- the araF gene encoding arabinose ABC transporter substrate-binding protein AraF, with product MHKFTKALAAVGLAAVMSQSAIAENLKLGFLVKQPEEPWFQTEWKFADKAGKDLGFDVIKIAVPDGEKTLNAIDSLAASGAKGFVICTPDPKLGSAIAAKARGYDMKVIAVDDQFVNAKGKPMDTVPLVMMAATKIGERQGQELYKEMQKRGWDVKETGVMAITADELDTARRRTSGSMDALKAAGFPEKQIYKVPTKSNDIPGAFDAANSMLVQHPEVKHWLVVGMNDNTVLGGVRATEGQGFKAPDVIGIGINGVDAVSELSKAQATGFYGSLLPSPDVHGYKSSEMLYNWVTKGAEPPKFTEVTDVVLITRDNFKEELAKKGLGGKS